A window from Polyangium spumosum encodes these proteins:
- a CDS encoding DEAD/DEAH box helicase gives MVDIDELLSHIDLNADDQMLAVRAALDALLVREQSGVVLADEVGCGKTYEALGITALLWRHFRGTREPIQRVLVVAEQALMSKWAREITSTDGEEGFQRYVSTADWKGFRDMLRNVEEIRRPGDGKGIGVVPRNRMYVVKPLLLTESKTHDASSVMRWLGQTVWDVVIVDEAHHFTGLHTKHSRVFFPKQTVESRRDGLFARFTLALTATPFQLEIKEMVNLLRIVGACEEDLDQIEDGLARYERMLGRFHNKRTFLPTDAGRREIVECLNNLRLRDASGGQRPGTPGLQALLRRYLIRNVKDQHHRGYALTEKRNGGYVARAFNKLDDMRPVVQESPLIPLEGEDTWVYLHLRDVLVDAQQAANKGEEARSFVAGDLRQCLSSYEQLEASRVLNKERLPRAVETRAALERLRSTGHVHPKIAALRSVVGGILDRQIERVRSKPGATLSKILVFNTLMYTAGALKAALEEVVADRVKPFVEEQVRAAGWAKPSAAQAAVRRALDEERRVTHDELRKEFGRDALDRTRVLLDASADEVPGDKMDLVDAMFRRASRHCAQPLFLLHLARSMKPSRGARPTDADVRAFVRTQVGDELRGKLAKIVRIFEDTEQGEDDPVEQARREWRYIDDLYAAHDYVARFDGKQASENRDARRENFNRPYAPLVLLVSRVGEEGIDLQAHTRYVLHYDVEWNPAKMEQREGRVDRKGRKTESEGPVEVHFFLLKDTYEERIFHTVMQRDAWFQVLIGSKRKALLKGPAEEDEEGAADVNVVEERGRMTPEEREKVMIDLRPFAPSRRSQKPTPRTLGRPR, from the coding sequence ATGGTGGATATCGACGAGCTCCTTTCTCACATCGACCTCAATGCAGACGATCAGATGCTCGCGGTGCGCGCCGCGCTCGATGCGCTTCTCGTGCGGGAGCAGAGCGGTGTTGTGCTGGCGGACGAGGTCGGTTGCGGAAAGACGTACGAGGCGCTCGGGATCACGGCGCTGCTATGGCGGCATTTCCGCGGCACGCGAGAGCCCATTCAGCGCGTGCTGGTGGTGGCCGAGCAGGCGCTCATGAGCAAGTGGGCCCGAGAGATCACGAGCACGGACGGCGAGGAGGGCTTTCAGCGATACGTCTCGACGGCCGACTGGAAGGGCTTCCGTGACATGCTCCGCAATGTCGAGGAGATACGGAGACCCGGGGACGGTAAGGGGATCGGCGTGGTCCCTCGAAACCGCATGTACGTCGTGAAGCCGCTCTTGCTCACGGAGAGCAAAACCCACGACGCTTCCTCGGTTATGCGGTGGCTCGGGCAGACGGTCTGGGACGTCGTCATCGTCGACGAGGCGCACCATTTCACCGGGCTTCACACGAAGCACAGCCGCGTCTTTTTCCCCAAGCAGACCGTGGAGAGCCGGAGGGACGGGCTCTTCGCGAGGTTCACGCTCGCGCTCACGGCGACGCCGTTCCAGCTCGAGATCAAGGAAATGGTCAACCTGCTGCGCATCGTGGGCGCCTGCGAGGAGGACCTCGACCAGATCGAAGACGGGCTCGCCCGATACGAGAGGATGCTCGGGCGTTTCCACAACAAGCGCACCTTCCTGCCCACGGACGCGGGCCGGAGGGAGATCGTGGAGTGCTTGAACAACCTGCGGCTGCGTGACGCGTCCGGCGGGCAGCGCCCAGGGACGCCGGGCTTGCAGGCGCTCTTGCGGCGTTACCTGATTCGCAACGTCAAGGACCAGCACCACCGTGGTTATGCCCTGACGGAGAAGAGGAACGGCGGGTACGTCGCCCGGGCATTCAACAAGCTGGACGATATGCGTCCCGTGGTGCAGGAGAGCCCGCTCATCCCCCTCGAAGGGGAGGACACGTGGGTCTACCTGCATCTTCGTGACGTGCTCGTGGACGCGCAGCAGGCCGCGAACAAGGGGGAGGAGGCTCGTTCGTTCGTCGCAGGAGATCTGCGGCAATGCCTTTCGAGTTACGAGCAGCTCGAAGCGAGCCGCGTTCTCAACAAGGAGCGGCTGCCTCGCGCCGTCGAAACCCGAGCCGCCCTCGAACGGCTGCGATCGACGGGGCACGTCCACCCGAAGATCGCCGCCCTCCGCAGCGTGGTAGGGGGCATCCTCGACCGGCAGATCGAGAGGGTGCGCAGCAAGCCCGGCGCGACGTTGAGCAAGATCCTCGTCTTCAACACCCTGATGTACACGGCCGGAGCGCTGAAGGCGGCGCTCGAGGAGGTCGTCGCAGACCGCGTAAAGCCCTTCGTCGAGGAGCAAGTGAGGGCCGCGGGCTGGGCGAAGCCCTCGGCAGCGCAAGCCGCCGTCCGAAGAGCCCTCGACGAGGAGCGCCGCGTGACGCACGACGAGCTACGCAAGGAGTTCGGTCGAGACGCCCTGGACAGGACGCGCGTGCTGCTCGACGCATCGGCGGACGAGGTGCCGGGGGACAAGATGGATCTCGTCGACGCGATGTTCCGCCGAGCCTCCAGGCATTGCGCGCAGCCGCTCTTCTTGCTGCACCTCGCGAGGTCGATGAAGCCGAGCCGCGGCGCGCGGCCGACGGACGCGGACGTACGAGCATTCGTGCGGACACAGGTGGGTGACGAGCTGCGAGGAAAGCTCGCGAAGATCGTACGCATCTTCGAAGACACGGAGCAGGGAGAGGACGATCCCGTCGAGCAGGCGCGCCGAGAATGGCGCTACATCGACGACCTGTACGCAGCCCACGATTACGTCGCGCGGTTTGATGGTAAGCAGGCCAGCGAGAATCGCGACGCGCGACGCGAGAATTTCAACCGGCCCTACGCGCCGCTCGTGCTCCTCGTGAGCCGCGTCGGCGAGGAGGGAATCGATCTCCAGGCCCACACCCGTTACGTCCTCCACTACGACGTGGAGTGGAACCCCGCGAAGATGGAGCAGCGCGAGGGGCGCGTCGATCGCAAGGGGCGAAAGACGGAGTCCGAGGGCCCCGTCGAGGTGCACTTCTTCCTGCTGAAGGACACCTACGAGGAGCGGATCTTCCACACCGTCATGCAGCGGGACGCGTGGTTTCAGGTGCTCATCGGATCGAAACGCAAGGCGCTCCTGAAAGGGCCTGCGGAGGAGGACGAAGAGGGAGCCGCCGACGTGAACGTCGTCGAGGAGCGAGGACGGATGACGCCCGAGGAGCGGGAGAAGGTGATGATCGACCTTCGACCCTTCGCCCCGTCACGGCGCTCGCAGAAGCCCACGCCTCGAACTCTGGGGCGACCACGCTAG
- a CDS encoding PspA/IM30 family protein — protein sequence MGIFARLATLIKSNLNDLISRSEDPEKMLNQVVIDMSNQLIEAKKQVAVSIADEKRLAKQAEQEAANAAEWERRAMLAIKAGDDNLAKEALARKKEHDQLAASYKDQWTKQKQAVEQLKTALRLLNNKIEEAKRKKNVLIARKKRAEAQKAIQETLSGLNNASAFETFDRMSAKIDQIEAEAEAAGELQEQYSGDTLAHRFGQLEATAGAEDDLLALKRKMGVAPPEPPKEVAPAQVRVAGPAPAPPTQAEQDELAAALAELEAEEQREQARMKR from the coding sequence ATGGGAATTTTCGCGCGACTCGCCACGCTCATCAAGTCGAACCTGAACGACCTCATCAGCCGCTCGGAGGACCCCGAGAAGATGCTGAACCAGGTCGTCATCGACATGTCCAACCAGCTCATCGAGGCGAAGAAGCAGGTGGCCGTCTCGATCGCCGACGAGAAGCGTCTGGCCAAGCAGGCCGAGCAAGAGGCCGCGAACGCCGCCGAGTGGGAGCGGCGCGCGATGCTCGCGATCAAGGCCGGCGACGACAACCTCGCCAAGGAAGCGCTCGCCCGGAAGAAGGAGCACGACCAGCTCGCCGCGTCCTACAAGGACCAGTGGACGAAGCAAAAGCAAGCGGTCGAGCAGCTCAAGACGGCCCTCCGGCTCCTCAACAACAAGATCGAGGAGGCCAAGCGCAAGAAGAACGTCCTCATCGCGCGGAAGAAGCGCGCCGAGGCGCAGAAGGCCATCCAGGAGACGCTCTCCGGCCTGAACAACGCCTCCGCGTTCGAGACCTTCGATCGCATGTCGGCCAAGATCGACCAGATCGAGGCCGAGGCCGAGGCCGCGGGCGAGCTCCAGGAGCAGTACTCGGGCGACACGCTCGCGCACCGCTTCGGCCAGCTCGAGGCCACGGCAGGCGCCGAGGACGATCTTCTGGCGCTGAAGCGCAAGATGGGCGTCGCGCCGCCCGAGCCGCCGAAAGAGGTCGCCCCCGCGCAGGTGCGCGTCGCGGGCCCGGCCCCTGCCCCGCCGACGCAGGCGGAGCAAGACGAGCTCGCCGCCGCGCTCGCCGAGCTCGAAGCCGAAGAGCAACGCGAGCAAGCCCGCATGAAGCGCTAG
- a CDS encoding protein kinase domain-containing protein: MAIHPGDILAGYRVTRLLGRGGMGEVWAARSDVTGREVAIKVLLARAAVKPDLVQRFQREAKIASAIQSPYVCSLLDVGLTPDGAHLLVFEKLDGESLADRLKREQYLPFVEVYPIIEDVLCGLCAAHAADVIHRDLKPGNIFLERTAFPERPERAKILDFGISKLKRGDGEQHEPTLTAFDATLGSFAYMAPEQVRGAARADERADIYAVGAVAFRALSGRLPFEGTTAALLVAMKLERQAPSLAEATGDRWPAGIERFLERALARKREDRFALALEALDAWRTLAPGGRVAQPPPVRAPEPSSHLLPPPDPPTVADEADLAGSQDDQPTWVDHPPTVTVDTPLMSPLPDVPLAPGRGRGTGR, from the coding sequence GTGGCGATCCACCCTGGCGACATCCTCGCGGGCTACCGAGTGACCCGCCTCCTCGGCCGCGGCGGTATGGGCGAGGTGTGGGCTGCTCGTAGTGACGTCACCGGGCGTGAGGTGGCCATCAAGGTCCTCCTCGCCCGCGCCGCCGTGAAGCCCGATCTCGTGCAGCGCTTCCAGCGCGAGGCCAAGATCGCCTCCGCCATCCAGAGCCCGTACGTCTGCAGCCTGCTCGACGTGGGCCTGACGCCCGACGGCGCGCATTTGCTGGTCTTCGAGAAGCTCGACGGCGAGAGCCTGGCCGACCGGCTGAAGCGCGAGCAATACCTGCCCTTCGTCGAGGTCTACCCGATCATCGAGGACGTGCTCTGCGGCCTCTGCGCGGCGCACGCGGCGGACGTGATCCATCGGGATCTGAAGCCCGGAAACATCTTCCTCGAGCGCACGGCGTTCCCCGAGCGGCCCGAGCGCGCGAAGATCCTGGACTTCGGGATCTCGAAGCTCAAGCGCGGCGACGGCGAGCAACACGAGCCGACGCTGACGGCCTTCGACGCGACGCTGGGCTCGTTCGCATACATGGCGCCCGAGCAGGTGCGCGGCGCCGCGCGGGCGGACGAGCGGGCGGACATCTACGCGGTCGGCGCCGTCGCGTTCCGCGCGCTCTCCGGGCGGCTGCCCTTCGAGGGGACGACGGCGGCGCTGCTCGTGGCCATGAAGCTCGAGCGGCAAGCGCCGAGCCTGGCCGAGGCGACGGGAGACCGCTGGCCGGCGGGGATCGAGCGGTTCCTCGAGCGCGCGCTCGCGCGCAAGCGCGAGGACAGGTTTGCCTTGGCGCTCGAGGCGCTCGACGCGTGGCGCACGCTCGCGCCCGGCGGGCGCGTGGCGCAGCCGCCGCCGGTGCGGGCGCCGGAGCCGTCGTCGCACCTGCTTCCCCCGCCCGATCCGCCGACGGTCGCGGACGAGGCGGACCTCGCGGGGAGCCAGGACGATCAACCGACGTGGGTCGATCATCCACCCACGGTGACGGTGGATACGCCGCTGATGAGCCCTTTGCCCGACGTCCCCCTGGCGCCGGGGCGAGGACGCGGGACCGGCAGGTGA
- a CDS encoding CesT family type III secretion system chaperone — MPRTAEDVENFLLQLNRHFEIDGGTYLVSAGAEMPPIAIRVAPPILAVRVAIGPLPKDPEHQNKLYRRLLEYNATDLMHAAYGIDDHTVVLSAALPIDNLDINELEAILSDLDLALSSHVPTLHDLATT; from the coding sequence ATGCCGCGAACCGCCGAGGACGTAGAGAACTTCCTCCTCCAACTGAACCGCCACTTCGAGATCGATGGCGGGACTTACCTCGTCTCCGCAGGCGCGGAGATGCCGCCGATCGCGATCCGCGTGGCGCCGCCGATCCTGGCGGTGCGCGTCGCGATCGGCCCGCTGCCGAAGGATCCGGAGCATCAGAACAAGCTCTACCGTCGCTTGCTCGAGTACAACGCGACGGACCTGATGCACGCCGCCTATGGCATCGACGACCACACGGTCGTGCTCTCGGCCGCGTTGCCCATCGACAACCTCGACATCAACGAGCTCGAGGCGATCCTGAGCGACCTCGACCTCGCCTTGTCGAGCCACGTGCCGACGCTCCACGATCTCGCCACCACCTAG
- a CDS encoding Rpn family recombination-promoting nuclease/putative transposase — translation MTRPVFADPKTDFVFQRIFGTEEHKSALIGFLNDVLGLDYAHRITDVSFLPAEQRPKVSELKYSIVDVKCVDARGTTYVVEMQVLNVEAFEKRVVYNVAKAYTNQLEVGDDYPELDDVIGISICDFELWPQTDGAAVPMLSRWRMQEQTSGVRGLPELQFVFLELPKYDTSREPETLVEKWAYFFREARNLTMIPPSLQHPPLVAALEAARTASFTREEWDAYIASGMAIQNERGALSLARREGLEEGIRQGIVATCDVLGIELDDARRAQLAAFDAAGLEALLAHLRRERRWP, via the coding sequence ATGACCCGCCCCGTCTTCGCCGATCCCAAGACCGACTTCGTCTTCCAGCGGATCTTCGGGACCGAGGAGCACAAGTCCGCCCTCATCGGCTTCCTGAACGACGTGCTCGGCCTCGACTACGCACATCGCATCACCGATGTCTCGTTCTTGCCGGCCGAGCAGCGCCCCAAGGTGAGCGAGCTCAAGTACTCCATCGTCGACGTGAAGTGCGTCGACGCGCGCGGCACCACGTACGTCGTCGAGATGCAGGTGCTCAACGTCGAGGCCTTCGAGAAACGCGTCGTCTACAACGTCGCCAAGGCCTACACGAACCAGCTCGAGGTCGGCGACGACTACCCCGAACTCGACGACGTCATCGGCATCAGCATCTGCGACTTCGAGCTCTGGCCACAGACGGACGGCGCGGCGGTCCCGATGCTCAGCCGGTGGCGCATGCAGGAGCAGACCAGCGGCGTGCGTGGCTTGCCCGAGCTTCAGTTCGTCTTCCTGGAACTGCCCAAGTACGACACGTCGCGAGAGCCCGAGACGCTCGTCGAGAAGTGGGCGTACTTCTTCCGCGAAGCCCGCAACCTGACGATGATCCCGCCTTCACTCCAGCACCCGCCGCTCGTGGCGGCCCTGGAGGCAGCTCGAACGGCGAGCTTCACGCGGGAGGAGTGGGACGCGTACATCGCCTCGGGCATGGCGATCCAGAACGAGCGCGGTGCGCTCTCGCTGGCGCGTAGGGAAGGGCTCGAGGAGGGGATTCGTCAGGGCATCGTCGCGACGTGTGACGTGCTCGGTATCGAGCTCGACGACGCGCGCCGAGCCCAGCTCGCCGCGTTCGACGCAGCCGGGCTCGAAGCGTTGCTCGCGCACCTGCGTCGCGAGCGTCGTTGGCCGTGA
- a CDS encoding sigma 54-interacting transcriptional regulator: MNDATVLSRNKVEVRGGRIKAGKAGWVEVGTEPVIVGRNAQCSIVLDDAKISAVHAELVATEQGVRVRDLGSRNGTFAGGVRVGEVHLLAACKLRLGETELSFEPARPERITVPAIPAFGPLVAQSAGMRGIFEKLSKVAPTDLTVLITGETGTGKEVVAQAIHQASARAKKPFVVVDCGSIPSSLAEATLFGHERGAFTGAVDKRLSPFVEAEGGTIFLDELGELPIEVQPKLLRALAERRIKSVGGSSYREVDVRVLAATRRDLVRAVNTGAFRSDLYFRVAQVRVELPALRQRLEDIPVLVRRMLRDLGGDEAAFDRVSNSTLERLMRHDWPGNVRELKNAVAVAYALGGEGEELDVAAHLGALTEIHEPHVAGPAPSSGGPVSSASGGSFKGKAFQEAKHDVLARFEREYFAGLFDEAKGNISEIARRAGMERAHVRTYLKRHGIHGKTDPGEG; encoded by the coding sequence GTGAACGACGCGACCGTCCTTTCGCGAAACAAGGTCGAGGTCCGCGGAGGCCGCATCAAGGCGGGCAAGGCGGGCTGGGTGGAGGTGGGCACGGAGCCGGTGATCGTGGGCCGCAACGCCCAGTGCAGCATCGTGCTCGACGACGCCAAGATCAGCGCGGTGCACGCCGAGCTCGTGGCCACCGAGCAGGGCGTGCGCGTGCGGGATCTCGGCAGCCGCAACGGGACGTTCGCGGGCGGCGTGCGCGTCGGCGAGGTCCACCTGCTCGCGGCCTGCAAGCTCCGGCTCGGCGAGACCGAGCTTTCGTTCGAGCCGGCGCGGCCCGAGCGGATCACCGTGCCCGCGATCCCGGCCTTCGGCCCGCTCGTCGCGCAGAGCGCCGGGATGCGCGGCATCTTCGAGAAGCTCTCGAAGGTCGCGCCGACGGACCTCACCGTGCTGATCACGGGCGAGACGGGCACGGGCAAGGAGGTCGTGGCGCAGGCGATCCACCAGGCGAGCGCGCGGGCGAAGAAGCCGTTCGTGGTGGTCGACTGCGGCTCGATCCCGTCGAGCCTCGCGGAGGCGACGCTCTTCGGCCACGAGCGCGGCGCGTTCACCGGCGCGGTCGACAAGCGGCTCTCGCCGTTCGTGGAGGCCGAGGGCGGGACGATCTTCCTCGACGAGCTCGGCGAGCTGCCGATCGAGGTGCAGCCGAAGCTCCTGCGCGCGCTGGCCGAGCGGCGCATCAAGAGCGTGGGCGGCTCGTCGTATCGCGAGGTCGACGTCCGCGTGCTGGCGGCGACGCGGCGGGATCTCGTGCGGGCCGTGAACACCGGCGCGTTCCGGAGCGACCTCTACTTCCGCGTGGCGCAGGTGCGCGTCGAGCTGCCGGCGCTGCGCCAGAGGCTCGAGGACATCCCTGTGCTCGTGCGCCGCATGCTCCGGGATCTCGGCGGCGACGAGGCCGCGTTCGATCGGGTGTCGAACTCGACGCTGGAGCGGCTGATGCGCCACGACTGGCCGGGCAACGTGCGCGAGCTGAAGAACGCCGTCGCGGTGGCGTACGCGCTCGGGGGTGAGGGCGAGGAGCTCGACGTGGCGGCGCACCTCGGCGCGTTGACGGAGATCCACGAGCCACACGTCGCGGGGCCCGCGCCCTCGAGCGGCGGCCCGGTGTCGAGCGCGTCGGGCGGGTCGTTCAAGGGCAAGGCGTTCCAGGAGGCCAAGCACGACGTGCTCGCGCGGTTCGAGCGCGAGTACTTCGCCGGGCTCTTCGACGAGGCGAAGGGCAACATCTCGGAGATCGCGCGCCGGGCCGGCATGGAGCGCGCCCACGTCCGCACGTACCTCAAGCGGCACGGCATCCACGGCAAGACGGATCCCGGCGAGGGTTGA
- a CDS encoding cation-translocating P-type ATPase yields the protein MSEAGTTGTGSVRPPEPRTPASKTQPPAAGGKGGPVYAEDIDGLLGRLGASSIDGLDEAEAAGRLAKYGKNRLPDPPRKSTLRRLLEQFANPLVLTLLAAAAIAVVVGFTDHEGGILSRFGDAIAILLIVILNAFLGYYQERRAEAALDALQKLTAPAARVRRGGKVKVIPAEEVVPGDLLELEAGDAIAADARLVQTIDLATEEAALTGESTASMKDALAPVGADAPLGDRVNMVFTGTTVVRGKARAVVTTTGSGTELGRIGEMISSVGETKTPLEERLEAFGSTILRVCLVLSAVLLGWGFLRGGRPWHELLLEAVSLAVAAIPEGLPAITTITLALGMQRMAKRGAIVRKLPAVETLGAATVIASDKTGTLTQNEMTVRVVYAGGKRYQVTGEGYDPAGGFRHHEGEIDLELDKLPAPLTYTLATAALCNNAHLEQDKETKKWRIVGDPTEGALLALAAKGNLARESVAPSHQFVHELPFDSDRKRMTVITRDKNGREIAHVKGSVDVLLPLCSKYATDDGVRGMTEEDRRTVTAVAEEMSSQALRVLAICRRVRKDVGEDGDVERELTFLGLVGMMDPPRAGVKEAVATCKRAGIRAVMITGDHKLTATAIAKEIGLWDEGDEAITGSELAKMSDEELAKRVEHLRVFARTTAEQKLRIVRAFKAKGHVVAMTGDGVNDAPALRESHIGVAMGLGGTDVARQAGDLVLADDNFATIVEAVREGRAIYRNIQKFIFFLLSSNMGLLVAVFVVSFVGKWPPLTPLMILWINLVTNGLPALALGIDPPDPHLMREPPRDTSEGLLNRRDYLGILYVGGIMGLAAIALYILSPQDEEGLLRTRALAFSLLALSPLFHAWSCRSPILSALSSKPLVSLPLVLACLTSAAIHFVAILVPSLRPVFRTYAMEANDWMMLLGLSALVVPAVEIAKVVYRAILKPTTR from the coding sequence ATGAGTGAAGCTGGGACGACGGGCACGGGTTCCGTCCGCCCCCCCGAGCCGCGCACGCCTGCGAGCAAGACGCAGCCGCCCGCGGCCGGTGGGAAGGGCGGACCCGTTTACGCAGAGGACATCGACGGCCTGCTCGGTCGGCTCGGCGCGAGCTCGATCGACGGGCTCGACGAGGCCGAGGCCGCGGGGAGGCTCGCGAAGTACGGCAAGAACAGGCTCCCCGATCCGCCGCGGAAGAGCACGCTCCGGAGGCTGCTCGAGCAGTTCGCGAACCCGCTCGTCCTGACGCTGCTCGCCGCCGCCGCGATCGCGGTCGTCGTGGGCTTCACGGACCACGAGGGCGGGATCCTGAGCCGCTTCGGCGACGCGATCGCGATCCTGCTCATCGTCATCCTCAACGCGTTCCTCGGCTACTACCAGGAGCGCCGCGCGGAGGCCGCGCTCGACGCGCTGCAGAAGCTCACCGCGCCGGCCGCGCGCGTGCGTCGCGGCGGCAAGGTGAAGGTCATCCCGGCCGAGGAGGTGGTCCCCGGCGACCTGCTCGAGCTCGAGGCGGGTGACGCGATCGCGGCCGACGCGCGGCTCGTGCAGACGATCGACCTCGCGACCGAGGAGGCGGCGCTCACGGGCGAGAGCACGGCCTCGATGAAGGACGCGCTCGCGCCTGTCGGTGCCGACGCGCCGCTCGGCGATCGCGTGAACATGGTCTTCACGGGGACGACGGTCGTGCGCGGCAAGGCGCGCGCCGTCGTCACGACGACCGGCAGCGGCACGGAGCTCGGCCGGATCGGCGAGATGATCAGCTCCGTCGGCGAGACGAAGACGCCGCTCGAGGAGCGCCTCGAGGCGTTCGGCTCGACGATCCTGCGCGTCTGCCTGGTCCTCTCGGCGGTGCTGCTCGGCTGGGGCTTCCTGCGCGGCGGTCGGCCCTGGCACGAGCTCTTGCTCGAGGCCGTGAGCCTCGCGGTCGCCGCGATCCCCGAGGGTCTGCCTGCGATCACGACGATCACGCTCGCGCTCGGCATGCAGCGCATGGCGAAGCGCGGGGCCATCGTGCGCAAGCTGCCGGCGGTCGAGACGCTCGGCGCGGCGACGGTCATCGCCTCGGACAAGACCGGCACGCTCACGCAGAACGAGATGACCGTCCGCGTCGTGTACGCGGGCGGCAAGCGCTACCAGGTCACGGGCGAGGGGTACGACCCGGCGGGCGGGTTCCGGCATCACGAGGGAGAAATCGACCTCGAGCTCGACAAGCTCCCGGCGCCGCTCACCTACACGCTGGCCACGGCCGCGCTCTGCAACAACGCGCACCTCGAGCAGGACAAGGAGACGAAGAAGTGGCGCATCGTCGGTGATCCGACGGAGGGCGCGCTGCTCGCGCTCGCGGCGAAGGGCAACCTCGCCCGCGAGTCCGTCGCTCCTTCGCACCAGTTCGTCCACGAGCTGCCCTTCGACAGCGACCGCAAGCGCATGACGGTGATCACGCGCGACAAGAACGGCCGCGAGATCGCGCACGTGAAGGGCAGCGTCGACGTGCTGCTCCCGCTCTGCAGCAAGTACGCGACCGACGACGGCGTGCGTGGCATGACCGAGGAGGATCGGCGCACGGTGACGGCCGTCGCCGAGGAGATGAGCTCGCAGGCGCTGCGCGTGCTCGCGATCTGCCGCCGCGTGCGCAAGGACGTCGGGGAGGACGGCGACGTCGAGCGCGAGCTCACGTTCCTCGGCCTCGTGGGCATGATGGATCCGCCACGCGCGGGCGTGAAGGAGGCCGTCGCGACCTGCAAACGCGCCGGGATCCGCGCGGTCATGATCACCGGCGATCACAAGCTCACGGCGACGGCGATCGCCAAGGAGATCGGCCTCTGGGACGAGGGTGACGAGGCGATCACGGGCTCGGAGCTCGCGAAGATGAGCGACGAGGAGCTCGCGAAGCGCGTGGAGCACCTGCGCGTCTTCGCGCGGACGACGGCCGAGCAGAAGCTCCGCATCGTGCGGGCCTTCAAGGCGAAGGGCCACGTCGTGGCGATGACGGGCGACGGCGTGAACGACGCGCCGGCGCTGCGCGAGTCGCACATCGGCGTGGCGATGGGCCTCGGCGGCACGGACGTCGCGCGCCAGGCGGGCGACCTCGTGCTCGCGGACGACAACTTCGCCACGATCGTCGAGGCCGTGCGCGAGGGCCGCGCGATCTACCGCAACATCCAGAAGTTCATCTTCTTCTTGCTGTCGTCGAACATGGGCCTGCTCGTGGCCGTGTTCGTGGTCTCGTTCGTCGGCAAGTGGCCGCCCCTGACGCCGCTCATGATCCTCTGGATCAACCTCGTCACGAACGGCCTTCCGGCGCTGGCGCTGGGCATCGATCCGCCGGACCCGCACCTCATGCGCGAGCCGCCGCGCGACACGAGCGAGGGCCTGCTGAACCGCCGCGACTACCTGGGGATCCTCTACGTCGGCGGCATCATGGGCCTCGCCGCGATCGCGCTCTACATCCTCTCGCCGCAGGACGAAGAGGGCCTGCTCCGCACGCGCGCGCTCGCGTTCTCGCTGCTCGCGCTCTCGCCGCTCTTCCACGCGTGGAGCTGCCGGAGCCCGATCCTCTCGGCGCTCTCGTCGAAGCCACTCGTGAGCCTGCCGCTCGTGCTCGCGTGCCTGACGAGCGCGGCGATCCACTTCGTCGCGATCCTGGTGCCGAGCCTGCGCCCGGTCTTCCGCACCTACGCGATGGAAGCAAACGACTGGATGATGCTGCTCGGCCTCTCGGCCCTCGTGGTCCCGGCCGTGGAGATCGCGAAGGTCGTCTATCGGGCGATCCTCAAGCCGACCACCCGCTGA